One segment of Larus michahellis chromosome 14, bLarMic1.1, whole genome shotgun sequence DNA contains the following:
- the SMIM36 gene encoding small integral membrane protein 36: protein MEFYLEIDPVTLNLIILVASYVILLLVFLISCVLYDCRGKDPSKEYAPEVPADTQPPIRLVVMQQGSPGTRWAKGLVSAYENSSDLPGKRTTVV, encoded by the coding sequence ATGGAGTTTTATTTGGAGATTGACCCTGTTACCTTGAATCTCATCATTCTGGTAGCTAGTTATGTTattttgcttctggttttcctgaTTTCCTGCGTGCTCTATGACTGCAGGGGGAAGGATCCCAGCAAGGAATATGCTCCCGAGGTCCCTGCAGACACCCAGCCTCCCATCCGGCTGGTGGTGATGCAGCAGGGCTCCCCCGGCACCCGCTGGGCAAAGGGGCTCGTCTCTGCCTACGAAAACTCCTCTGACCTGCCGGGGAAAAGGACTACTGTTGTGTAA